From a single Capsicum annuum cultivar UCD-10X-F1 chromosome 12, UCD10Xv1.1, whole genome shotgun sequence genomic region:
- the LOC107850910 gene encoding ribosomal RNA processing protein 1 homolog, which yields MKKRLKESKTTTIINNPITQSCKGTSLIKHLASSKASIRSKAFKHIQEWLLTQKEIADDDMKKLWKGIFYCLWHSDKQQAQSLLITRICAIVNFLDLGVVFQYLTGFLITLRREWNGIDHLRLDKFYFLIRMFLRTVFLLLRKRYGWDLDVVGKVSGVLEDKGLFSGKDGLLGHGVSYHISSVFVDELKGCFVPVREDVVVCLFTPFLSVMRRSEDKVMVGKVKSCVFEELLKAGRGLLERRRKGGVEGEGDKSESYGDMALGIIALKTGFSGKLFEVGSAVDCVQGNRKVVLKLHEEFLRLEKEFEASGIEFSLPEINEVVEDDEEVPELIPIENNSLTGEAGDSEVAKDDDDEALRKCKKAKREEDGGGKKARKKEKKVSKIDTLVEENGTNELESSKRREKKKKKKKKKKNGLSDEENISTGEKEENMISTNGDGSNNELVIENKVIFNEHMISNLQMQFEKVAAEVASDDDEDDDSSYTPTIPMRKKRKRGNIVEGNESCIPVVSGEGDAGTKSAEKSSKKVSFAMKNNLVWKPNSPMPPQDLRLPPTLTPRGSALKKGVPPGPIREMLPSTKKMKQKKKVRKILRTVSPAMKRLKRVKVMSS from the coding sequence ATGAAGAAAAGACTGAAAGaatccaaaacaacaacaattatcaacaACCCAATAACCCAAAGTTGCAAAGGCACTTCTTTAATAAAGCATTTAGCTTCATCAAAAGCTTCAATAAGGTCAAAAGCCTTTAAACATATTCAAGAATGGCTATTAACACAAAAAGAAATAGCTGATGATGATATGAAGAAGTTATGGAAGGGTATTTTTTACTGTTTATGGCATTCTGATAAGCAACAAGCACAGAGTTTATTGATTACTCGTATTTGTGCTATagtgaattttcttgatttgggtGTTGTTTTTCAGTATTTGACTGGGTTCTTGATTACCCTTCGTCGTGAATGGAATGGTATTGATCATTTAAGATTGgataagttttattttcttattaggaTGTTTCTTAGAACTGTTTTTCTGCTGTTGAGGAAGAGGTATGGATGGGATTTGGATGTTGTAGGGAAGGTTAGTGGGGTTTTGGAGGATAAGGGGTTGTTTTCGGGTAAGGATGGGTTGTTGGGACATGGGGTTAGTTATCATATTTCTTCTGTTTTTGTTGATGAGCTAAAAGGGTGTTTTGTTCCGGTTAGAGAGGATGTCGTTGTTTGTTTGTTTACGCCTTTTTTGAGTGTAATGAGGAGGTCTGAGGATAAGGTTATGGTTGGGAAAGTGAAAAGTTGTGTTTTTGAGGAGTTGTTGAAGGCGGGGAGGGGGTTGTTGGAGAGGAGGAGGAAGGGAGGTGTGGAGGGGGAGGGGGATAAGAGCGAGAGCTACGGTGATATGGCGTTAGGGATTATTGCGTTGAAGACAGGTTTTTCAGGGAAGCTTTTTGAGGTTGGTTCGGCGGTGGATTGTGTTCAGGGTAATAGGAAGGTGGTTTTGAAGTTGCACGAGGAGTTCTTGAGGTTGGAGAAGGAGTTTGAAGCGTCGGGGATTGAGTTTAGTCTGCCTGAGATAAATGAGGTTGTTGAGGATGATGAAGAGGTTCCTGAATTAATACCGATTGAGAATAATAGTTTGACTGGTGAAGCGGGTGATTCCGAAGTGGctaaggatgatgatgatgaggctTTGAGGAAATGCAAGAAGGCGAAGAGAGAAGAGGATGGAGGCGGTAAAAAGGCTAGGAAGAAGGAAAAGAAGGTTTCCAAGATTGACACACTGGTTGAGGAAAATGGGACCAATGAGCTCGAGAGTAGTAAACGaagggagaagaagaagaagaagaagaagaagaagaaaaacggGCTTTCGGACGAGGAGAACATCTCAACTGGTGAGAAAGAGGAGAATATGATTAGTACTAATGGTGATGGTTCCAATAATGAGCTGGTAATTGAGAACAAAGTGATTTTTAATGAACATATGATTTCAAATCTTCAGATGCAGTTCGAAAAGGTTGCTGCTGAAGTTGCTTCAGACGATGACGAGGATGATGATTCATCTTACACGCCTACAATTCCtatgagaaagaagagaaagagaggaAACATTGTTGAGGGAAACGAGTCTTGTATCCCTGTCGTAAGTGGTGAAGGGGATGCTGGTACAAAGAGCGCGGAGAAAAGTTCAAAGAAGGTTAGTTTTGCTATGAAGAACAACCTGGTGTGGAAGCCAAACAGTCCAATGCCTCCACAAGACTTACGGCTGCCACCTACGCTTACTCCCCGAGGCAGTGCTTTGAAGAAAGGAGTGCCTCCTGGCCCCATAAGAGAGATGCTTCCCTCCacgaagaagatgaagcagaaaaagaAAGTCCGCAAGATACTAAGGACTGTTTCCCCTGCCATGAAGCGACTGAAAAGGGTGAAAGTTATGTCTTCTTAG
- the LOC107849741 gene encoding F-box/kelch-repeat protein At3g23880 encodes MDDVDEPMATHVQDEILMDILKRLPVKSLLRFKCLSKVSRALISEPYFEMQHLNHAKHDQNSQKFLISEVYPSSFIPSCCVLPCCYDGLVIIQVIDGTHDRRSILLLWNPSTRESILLPNPEFLEVGCRLGLGYASTKGDYKILKANINVRDHSSSSEILNMKYGLWRKIDKHPVASWNLLLDTSSLAMVHMTFHWIVAVGEYDVVTERKASLVSFSISNEVYGEIPLPEQVLCPTRIFRFGVSVFNEMLCVYSSSVYKSEAFKLWVMKDYSVKESWNLVFTIYDPLICDFNPKYWFADGKCLYWFRHVRSRETAFRMSDQSFVSWSKSGNFTESLLLKA; translated from the exons ATGGATGATGTTGATGAG CCCATGGCAACTCACGTTCAAGACGAAATACTTATGGACATCCTCAAAAGGTTACCTGTGAAGTCTCTTCTTCGATTCAAGTGCTTGTCAAAAGTTTCGAGAGCATTGATCTCCGAACCTTATTTTGAAATGCAGCATCTCAATCATGCCAAGCACGACCAAAATTCCCAAAAATTTCTAATTAGTGAAGTATACCCTTCAAGCTTTATACCATCGTGTTGCGTCCTCCCTTGTTGTTATGATGGCTTGGTTATTATCCAGGTTATCGATGGTACTCATGATAGACGCTCCATACTTTTGCTATGGAACCCCTCCACGAGAGAATCAATACTACTTCCAAATCCAGAATTTCTAGAGGTCGGATGTCGTTTGGGATTGGGTTATGCATCAACTAAAGGTGATTATAAGATCCTTAAAGCAAACATTAACGTACGTGATCATAGTTCATCTAGTGAAATTCTCAATATGAAATATGGTCTGTGGAGAAAAATTGATAAACATCCTGTTGCCAGTTGGAATTTGTTGCTAGATACGTCGTCTTTGGCAATGGTACACATGACGTTTCATTGGATTGTTGCTGTTGGAGAATATGATGTTGTGACTGAAAGAAAAGCTTCTTTGGTttcatttagtatttcaaatgAAGTGTATGGAGAAATACCATTGCCAGAGCAAGTATTGTGTCCGACGCGCATCTTCAGATTTGGCGTTTCAGTATTCAATGAAATGTTGTGTGTTTATTCTTCTTCTGTTTATAAGTCGGAGGCTTTTAAGTTATGGGTAATGAAAGATTACAGTGTCAAGGAATCTTGGAATCTCGTGTTTACTATTTATGATCCCTTGATTTGTGATTTCAATCCAAAATATTGGTTTGCAGATGGTAAATGCCTATACTGGTTTCGTCATGTTCGATCTCGTGAGACTGCATTTAGGATGTCTGATCAATCATTTGTATCATGGTCTAAAAGTGGCAATTTTACGGAATCGCTTTTACTGAAAGCTTGA